Proteins encoded within one genomic window of Gloeobacter kilaueensis JS1:
- the hslO gene encoding Hsp33 family molecular chaperone HslO, translated as MADQLVRATAADGRIRAVGVLTTRLTAEARERHKLSYVATAALGRTMAAGLLLASNLKQGTARVNLRVQGDGPLGGILVDAGADGTVRGYVKHPEVELPPSPKGKLDVGRAVGANGFLYVVKDLGYGYPFSGTTELVSGEIGDDITHYLVTSEQIPSALLLGVFVGAEGVEAAGGLLLQVMPGPAGEEDEQLASTLEARLAKIEGFTPLVRQGKRLPQIFSELLEDLQPQIFADVQLVRFHCQCSSERVLRALKLMGEAELLDMIEKDGGAEATCHFCNQVYQVGANELEDLVEQLRSEREASAQE; from the coding sequence ATGGCGGATCAACTGGTACGGGCGACGGCGGCGGACGGACGGATCCGGGCTGTGGGGGTGCTGACGACGCGCCTGACGGCGGAAGCGCGCGAGCGCCACAAACTTTCTTACGTTGCGACGGCGGCCCTCGGGCGGACGATGGCGGCGGGGCTGCTGCTCGCTTCCAACCTCAAGCAAGGGACGGCGCGGGTGAATCTGCGGGTGCAGGGCGACGGCCCTCTAGGCGGCATCCTGGTCGATGCCGGAGCGGACGGCACCGTGCGCGGCTACGTCAAACACCCTGAAGTCGAATTGCCCCCTTCGCCGAAGGGCAAGCTCGACGTCGGTCGGGCAGTCGGGGCGAACGGCTTTCTCTACGTGGTGAAAGACCTCGGCTACGGCTATCCGTTTTCGGGCACGACCGAACTGGTGAGCGGCGAAATCGGCGACGACATTACCCACTATCTGGTCACCTCCGAGCAGATCCCTTCGGCTTTGCTTTTGGGTGTTTTCGTCGGAGCGGAGGGCGTCGAGGCGGCGGGTGGATTGCTGTTGCAGGTGATGCCCGGCCCGGCGGGCGAGGAGGACGAGCAACTCGCTTCTACCCTCGAAGCGAGGCTCGCCAAGATCGAAGGCTTTACACCCCTGGTGCGCCAGGGCAAGCGCCTGCCGCAGATCTTTTCTGAATTGCTCGAAGATCTGCAGCCGCAGATTTTCGCGGATGTGCAATTGGTGCGCTTCCACTGCCAGTGCTCCAGCGAGCGGGTGCTGCGGGCACTTAAGCTGATGGGCGAGGCTGAATTGCTCGACATGATCGAAAAGGACGGCGGCGCGGAGGCGACCTGCCATTTTTGCAATCAGGTCTATCAGGTAGGAGCAAACGAACTGGAAGATCTGGTCGAACAACTGCGCAGCGAACGGGAGGCGTCTGCCCAGGAGTAG